The Flavobacterium sp. 102 genomic interval GCATTACCATTTCTGGGTACGTATCTAAAAATTACAACTGATAAATCTGGTTTTGGGCCTACCTCAAAACCGATTTTTTTTACCTCAGAATAAAAATATTTTGCAAGGTCTAATTTTTCGTCTAAATATTCTTTAAATGCACTTTGGCCATATAGCTTTAATGGTAGCCACATTCTCAATCCTCTGAAATGTTTACTAAGTTCGGGTGAAAGGATGGAGGGAGAATAGCTATTACCATCTTCACCGGCATCCTGCATATAATTAGCAGTGTACTGATTGGCTGCAATAAGATGTTTGATATCCTTTATTAAAACTATACCGGAACCATAGGGAAGAAATAGGCTCTTATGCGGATCCATGATTATAGAATCTGCGGCTGAAATACCGTTTAACTTTTTTCTCCCCCTATTTGTCATAAGATAAAATCCGCCATAGGCAGCATCTATATGAAACCATATCGAATGTTTCGCTGCGATCTTCCCAATGTCAAGTAGAGGATCAATCATACCTGCATCTGTTGATCCTGCATTGGCAATAACTAAAAAAGGATTCAAACCAATTTTTAAATCCTCTGTAATCTGTACTTCCAATTCTTTCACATCAATACGTAATTCAGAATCAATATTAATGTACCGAATAATACAGTCCTCTAGGCCGATAATATTAATGGCTTTTTGTATGCTGTGATGTGATTGATGCGAACAGTAAACAACTGTTTTCTCTACATTTCGGATATTTATATTTTTTGCTCTTTTTGCTGTTAAGAGTGCTATCAGGTTTGCGTAACTTCCCCCTGAAGTCAAATTACCACCATAACCTTCAGTATACCCGGCAAGATTTGCTGTCCATCTGATTAATTCATTTTCCATGTTTACTGCTCCCGGAGAGGCATAAAATACTCCTGCAAATTTGTTGGAGATAGCGGCTATGTAATCACCGAGCGCAGAACTGAAAATCCCTCCTCCAGGAATGTATCCCATGTTAGCTCCGGAAGCGGTATTCAAACCAGGTTTCAATACTTCTTCTTCCAATAGCAATAAAATTTCCTCTATATTAGCAGTGTTATCATTAATTAACAATTTTTTATTTGTACTGACAGTAGCACTTAGGGGTTTATTATATGCCTTTAAATGTGTTAAGTTATCGAGGAAATTCTCGCCGAATGTTATTGTTTTATCTAATAGTTCTTTACGTTGTTGCTGCGATTCTTCCAATAAATATAACTTTTTGTTCTTCATTACTTTCCTGTATTTATTTGTTCGTGAGTAAAACCAATATTTAGAAGTGCAGTGATTATCCTCTTTTCAAATTTATAAGAACCACATATGTAAATGTTTTGACCTGAATTTTTTACTCTTCTTTTAAGTAAGGTATAATAATCTATGCCATTCTCAGCATAAATGTTTTTGTAATTTGTACCTAAGATTTTTTTTAATTCCAAATCAAAAAAAACATCTGATTTTGTCTCGCTCAACGACAAAAGTTTGTGATTTGAAATGGTTGTCGATTCCGGAGTAATTTTTTTTAGGACACTTAAAACCCGTGCTGTAAAAATATTTTCCACTATAAACAGCCCCGGACCTTCGTATTCCTGTGCATCCCATGCTTCGGATATAAAAATGCTTTCATTAGTGTTTATTATACTGAGGTAATCTGAAATTTTACTGTCATTTGGACAACTCTTAACGATTATATCGAAAAAAGTTTTTCCGCTTACGTCTATAATTGTAAAAGTGTCCACCTCTAATCCGAATTCTGGTGCATCAATGCTTAAATCAATTACCTGACCGAACTTGCAATTGTAGTTGTATGGTTTCTCGATTGATAGTTTGACAATCCGTTCGTTTAAGAATCTTTTTTTAACGACTTTGACTTTGTAAGGGAAAATAAAACCCATGGTTTTGCAAATTTTGATTTGCAATTTTGATGCTAATTATGAAATAAGGTTACAAACGATAAGTATTTATTATAATAGAGTAAACGTTCTAACGTCTGATTTTAATTATTGTTTGAAACTTTGGAGTTCATTTTCAATATTTGTTTTAGCCTCTATTCCGTATTTTCTTTGGAAATATTCAGTTTTATATATGCTTTCCATTTGAAGAAAATGTTGAAGCGCTTTCTTTCTCCCGGAGGTATACATAAAATCCGGATAAATAGAATATTCCTCTCGTATCTGTTCGGTATATTTTTGGTAGTCCTCTGCGCTTTTACCCAGTATCGTCAAGTCCGCATCAATAAGAAAATTGGTGTCACTATCCTCCGAAAGTTCATGCTGCTTGGTGGCAATAATCATATTGGCGCACTTGGCGATTTTGTCGCCGGGATAACCAATTTCCGAAAGCCTTTTCATGGCTAATTTAGCACTATCGCCTTCATTAGTACTGCTCGATGCTTTGTAAATAATATCGTGATAGAAAACAGCAAATAGGGTAGTGTCCCAATCTTCAATTTTGTTCTTCACTGCTTTTAAGTCCGTTATCATCGCTTCAAGATGGTCAACAGTATGATAGTGTCTTTTAGATTCAGAATATTTAGTAAATATTTCCAACCACAGATTATTAGCCACTTCGTGGTCTTTGGAGTATTTTTTAACTAGTTGTAAAAAGGTGTCTGTTAGCATAATCAAGGTCGAGAATGCAAATTTAACTTTTTAATCCTTGTCTCTACGACGATATTGACAAAACACAATTAATAACACAACCGTCACCCTGAGCTGATTTTATCCTGTTCCGATAGCTATCGAGATGCCGAAGGGCTCAACTCTCCTCGAAACAGTATACCCAATCGTCAGCACAACTGTCATCCTGAGCTTGTCGAAGGACATTCATTAATCAAAAACCAAATCGTCAGCACAACTGTCACACTATCCCGATAGCTATCGGGAGTCGAAGAGCTTTTGTGACCTTCAACTACGTTTCGATATTCGCAACCCACAAATAAAGCCCCCATAAAGAGGCTCAACCTAAGGGTAGAATAATCCATTTTTGAATAACAATAATTCCGATTTGAATAGTAATTCTTATAAAAATTGTTTTACTTTATACTAACCAAAAATCACTATTTTTGTTTTAATCTTGATATTAACCTTTCAAAGCTTTTAAACCATGAACACTTCCGTTAAACCCAACCACATCGGCCGCAAAATCTCTAAAATCCGTGAACTCCGAGGGATGAAGCAGGAAGCACTTGCCATGGCAATAGGCGTGAGTCAACAGACCATAAGCAATATCGAGAACAGCGAGGAAGTGGAGGAGGAAGTATTATTGAAAATTGCTGAGGCTTTGGAAGTTTCTGTTGAAGGAATTAGAAATTTTAATGAGGAAACTGTTTTGAATATTATTTCAAATACTTTTACCAGTAATGATACTTCTACTTTGAATGCAATTAATATTCAACCAAGTTTTAATACGGTTGACAAAATAGTTGAGCTTTATGAAAGATTACTTCAGGCGGAGAAAGATAAGGTTGCTTTATTAGAGCAGTTGAAGAAATAAAATTGATCAATTCTGGCTTATTGATTTTTGATATACATACACCCAATTCCCACTTTTTGGATAAAAAAATCTATTGACTTGCACATAACCATTTCGAGAAAAAAGACGAATACTATTTTCATTATTTGTCCTGATTGTACATTGTAAAATTTTTGCATTTCCGGTTTTTGCTTTTATTTCCGCTTCATTAAGAATTTTATTTCCAAATCCTTTGCCTTCATAATCTTTTGCGACTAATACATGTGAGATTTCCCATTGGTACCATTGAACACATTTACTTTCAGCACATGCAATTATCTTTTCTTCTTCTAACAGATAAACATAATTCTCGCTATTTTCTAAAATTTTGTCTGCTGTATATTGAATAGTGAGTTGATTTCTTTCATTCAGAAGATTGGCTATTTGTTCTGCAATATTTGTTGTCATATACTTTGGATAACAATTTTGATTAAGTAATAGTTAGGCTATCCAAATTAATT includes:
- a CDS encoding aminotransferase class V-fold PLP-dependent enzyme — its product is MKNKKLYLLEESQQQRKELLDKTITFGENFLDNLTHLKAYNKPLSATVSTNKKLLINDNTANIEEILLLLEEEVLKPGLNTASGANMGYIPGGGIFSSALGDYIAAISNKFAGVFYASPGAVNMENELIRWTANLAGYTEGYGGNLTSGGSYANLIALLTAKRAKNINIRNVEKTVVYCSHQSHHSIQKAINIIGLEDCIIRYINIDSELRIDVKELEVQITEDLKIGLNPFLVIANAGSTDAGMIDPLLDIGKIAAKHSIWFHIDAAYGGFYLMTNRGRKKLNGISAADSIIMDPHKSLFLPYGSGIVLIKDIKHLIAANQYTANYMQDAGEDGNSYSPSILSPELSKHFRGLRMWLPLKLYGQSAFKEYLDEKLDLAKYFYSEVKKIGFEVGPKPDLSVVIFRYVPRNGNADHFNRFIVKEIQNNGKVFISSTIINGNFTLRAAIVSFRTHKTEVDFLLNMLSEIISSEGVTL
- a CDS encoding helix-turn-helix transcriptional regulator; protein product: MNTSVKPNHIGRKISKIRELRGMKQEALAMAIGVSQQTISNIENSEEVEEEVLLKIAEALEVSVEGIRNFNEETVLNIISNTFTSNDTSTLNAINIQPSFNTVDKIVELYERLLQAEKDKVALLEQLKK
- a CDS encoding GNAT family N-acetyltransferase — protein: MTTNIAEQIANLLNERNQLTIQYTADKILENSENYVYLLEEEKIIACAESKCVQWYQWEISHVLVAKDYEGKGFGNKILNEAEIKAKTGNAKILQCTIRTNNENSIRLFSRNGYVQVNRFFYPKSGNWVYVYQKSISQN